From Granulicella sp. WH15, the proteins below share one genomic window:
- a CDS encoding carboxypeptidase-like regulatory domain-containing protein, translating to MIRLTFWRPLFAVLTLFLLTCLPGSVPSAFAQATSTGTVTGTVTDASGALIEGATITVVDIATKAKLSATTNKDGQYVLPNVPPSTYSISATKSGFATDQITGQPVGVGAQTTANFRLAIGSESTTIEVQASNADLQTLNSTVGESVDPVMVDSLPAIGRDVSSFASFQPGVTPGGSVAGTVSDQAVITLDGGSNSSDMDGNMQQYTGSFGNSTTGGFLGAGSSGVMPMPQDSVEEFRVSTSGQTADFNNSSGSQSQIVTKRGRDRWTGTVYEYYLDSNIGANKWENNFQSLYTPKPSYHYSRFGVAGGGPIAPWMLGGKTYLFVNYEGFRYPQSQTYERAVPSAAMMAGNLTFNGVTYTADTLKADDPRHLGLNASMKNFWATQLPQQGGSYAGVFDPSCGPVSASYCDGVNTIGYKANVRTPQSSNFGVARVDHDFGSKWHLMASYRYFKLTQLTTNQVDIGGAFAGDTLGVPAANANRPQDPWFFVVGLTTNISSSLTNDFHYSYLRNNWQWKDNNAPPQLAGAGGALEPLGESASTVVLAPYNVDTQDVRTRIWNGKDNFISDNLTKLKGDHLIQFGGQFQHNFNYHQRSDNGNNINYTTTYQIGDASGAGLITFPGLNAGGLGAVTSNTNNARLLAAYYGMVTDTQVGDTYTYTKSGLTLNAPQTSIGASTSVPYYNLYATDTWHMKPSLTLNYGLSYAIEMPPHERNGNQVMWVDTNANPIRAADYLAARASAAAQGASYNPETGFALINNVQGGRKYPYNPYYGSVSPRVSLAWNPNFQNSALRRIFGDGSTVIRGGYGRIYGRINGDLQVLNPLLSPSIFLAVQCRTPQSDGTCNATGFNDGSVFRFGSTANNLDGLSAPLASAPATAPQPYFPGYNGPGVSIASPLDPSLRPNSADTFNLSIQRQINRKMLVEVGYIGRLIHNEYIMVNPNAVPYMFSKGGQTFAAAYAAVETAFGCASSASACSLATSKATAKTPVLPNVSPQPFFESALGGVNSAYCSGFASCTAAVVHNQASNFGSQKVFALWSALDNGAFNFSRTMMNTPIPGSSFGSAGQLGSGLTVGTSSGYSNYNGGYVTFKTTNFRGLTLQENLTYSKALGLNAYAQSTSGSVANDSFDIHKNYGVQSFDQKLIFNTFIVYQTPWYKHQEGIVGRLAGGWTISPVIVAGTGQPLTCTTNAGSQSFGGADGSNLSDKEQCVFTKPYTGGYHTHRGVAGGQDAINPAINVGTTVKGPGPAAINMFADPVAVYDTVRPTILGIDEHGGGTGPIRGLGYLNVDLSIKKTLMVWERSSLEFSGIMFNALNHLDFANPSLSIATPASFGVTRTQGNQPRQIQMGLRASF from the coding sequence ATGATACGACTTACATTTTGGCGGCCATTATTTGCAGTTCTGACGCTGTTCCTACTCACCTGTCTTCCCGGTAGCGTCCCCTCTGCATTTGCCCAGGCCACCAGCACCGGCACCGTAACCGGAACCGTAACCGACGCAAGCGGCGCGCTGATCGAAGGGGCCACCATCACGGTGGTCGACATCGCCACCAAGGCGAAGCTCTCGGCCACGACCAATAAGGACGGGCAGTATGTACTGCCCAACGTTCCGCCCAGCACCTACAGCATCTCCGCGACCAAGTCCGGCTTCGCCACCGACCAGATCACCGGCCAGCCCGTCGGCGTCGGTGCGCAGACCACGGCCAACTTCCGCCTGGCCATCGGCTCTGAATCGACCACCATCGAGGTGCAGGCCTCGAACGCCGACCTGCAAACCCTGAACTCCACCGTCGGCGAGTCCGTCGACCCAGTCATGGTGGACTCGCTGCCCGCCATCGGCCGCGACGTCAGCTCCTTCGCCTCCTTCCAGCCCGGCGTCACCCCCGGCGGCAGCGTCGCCGGAACCGTATCCGACCAGGCCGTCATCACTCTCGACGGAGGCAGCAACTCCAGCGACATGGACGGCAATATGCAGCAGTACACCGGCTCCTTCGGCAACTCGACCACGGGCGGTTTCCTCGGCGCAGGCTCCTCGGGCGTCATGCCCATGCCGCAGGACAGCGTCGAAGAGTTTCGCGTCTCCACCTCCGGCCAGACGGCCGACTTCAACAACTCCTCGGGTTCTCAGTCTCAGATCGTCACCAAGCGCGGCCGCGACCGCTGGACCGGCACCGTCTACGAGTACTACCTCGACAGCAACATCGGCGCCAACAAGTGGGAGAACAACTTCCAGTCGCTCTACACGCCCAAGCCCAGCTACCACTACAGCCGCTTCGGAGTCGCCGGCGGCGGTCCCATCGCTCCCTGGATGCTGGGAGGCAAGACCTACCTCTTCGTCAACTACGAGGGCTTCCGCTACCCGCAGTCTCAGACCTATGAGCGCGCCGTCCCCTCGGCTGCCATGATGGCCGGTAACCTCACCTTCAACGGCGTCACCTACACTGCGGACACGCTGAAGGCCGACGACCCGCGCCATCTCGGCCTCAACGCCAGCATGAAGAACTTCTGGGCCACGCAGCTACCCCAACAGGGCGGCTCGTACGCGGGCGTCTTCGACCCCAGCTGCGGCCCGGTCAGCGCCTCCTACTGCGATGGCGTCAACACCATCGGCTACAAGGCGAACGTCCGCACCCCGCAGTCCAGCAACTTCGGCGTAGCCCGCGTCGACCACGACTTCGGCTCCAAGTGGCACCTGATGGCGAGCTACCGCTACTTCAAGCTCACCCAGCTCACCACCAACCAGGTCGATATCGGCGGAGCCTTCGCCGGTGACACCCTCGGAGTACCCGCCGCCAACGCCAACCGTCCGCAGGACCCCTGGTTCTTCGTCGTCGGCCTGACCACCAACATCAGCTCCTCGCTGACCAACGACTTCCACTACAGCTACCTGCGCAACAACTGGCAGTGGAAGGACAACAACGCTCCTCCGCAGCTTGCCGGTGCGGGCGGCGCGCTCGAGCCTCTCGGTGAAAGCGCGAGCACCGTCGTCCTCGCGCCCTACAACGTCGATACGCAGGACGTCCGCACCCGTATCTGGAACGGCAAGGACAACTTCATCAGCGACAACCTGACCAAGCTGAAGGGCGACCACCTCATCCAGTTCGGCGGCCAGTTCCAGCACAACTTCAACTACCACCAGCGCAGCGATAACGGCAACAACATCAACTACACCACCACCTACCAGATCGGCGACGCCAGCGGAGCCGGCCTGATTACCTTCCCCGGCCTGAACGCCGGCGGACTCGGCGCAGTGACCAGCAACACGAACAATGCCCGCCTGCTGGCCGCCTACTACGGCATGGTGACCGACACCCAGGTCGGCGACACCTACACCTACACCAAGAGCGGCCTGACCCTGAACGCTCCGCAGACGTCGATCGGAGCCAGCACCTCAGTTCCGTACTACAACCTGTATGCGACCGACACCTGGCACATGAAGCCCAGCCTGACCTTGAACTACGGCCTCAGCTACGCCATCGAGATGCCGCCGCACGAGCGCAACGGCAACCAGGTCATGTGGGTCGATACCAATGCCAACCCCATCCGCGCTGCCGATTACCTGGCAGCACGCGCGTCAGCCGCCGCTCAGGGTGCGTCTTATAACCCCGAGACCGGCTTCGCCCTCATCAACAACGTCCAGGGTGGCCGCAAGTACCCCTACAACCCCTACTACGGCTCCGTCAGCCCGCGCGTCTCGCTGGCCTGGAACCCCAACTTCCAGAACTCGGCCCTCCGCCGCATCTTCGGCGACGGCTCCACCGTCATCCGCGGCGGCTACGGACGCATCTACGGACGCATCAACGGCGACCTGCAGGTGCTCAACCCGCTGCTCAGCCCCAGCATCTTCCTGGCCGTGCAGTGCCGCACTCCGCAGTCCGACGGCACCTGCAACGCCACCGGCTTCAACGACGGTAGCGTCTTCCGCTTCGGCTCGACGGCCAACAACCTGGACGGCCTCTCGGCTCCTCTGGCGTCGGCTCCTGCCACGGCACCTCAACCCTACTTCCCCGGCTACAACGGCCCTGGCGTCTCGATCGCCTCGCCGCTCGACCCCAGCCTGCGCCCCAACAGCGCCGATACCTTCAACCTCTCCATCCAGCGCCAGATCAACCGCAAGATGCTCGTCGAGGTCGGCTACATCGGCCGCCTCATCCACAACGAGTACATCATGGTGAACCCCAACGCCGTGCCTTACATGTTCAGCAAAGGCGGCCAGACCTTCGCAGCGGCCTATGCCGCGGTGGAGACCGCCTTCGGCTGCGCCAGTTCGGCCAGCGCCTGCTCTCTGGCAACCAGCAAAGCCACGGCCAAGACCCCGGTGCTTCCGAACGTCTCGCCTCAGCCCTTCTTCGAGTCAGCTCTCGGCGGCGTCAACTCGGCCTACTGCAGCGGGTTCGCCAGCTGTACGGCGGCAGTCGTCCACAACCAGGCCAGCAACTTCGGCAGCCAGAAGGTCTTCGCCCTCTGGTCGGCTCTGGACAACGGAGCCTTCAACTTCTCCCGCACCATGATGAACACGCCCATCCCCGGCTCGTCCTTCGGATCGGCAGGTCAGCTGGGCAGCGGTCTCACGGTCGGCACCTCGTCCGGCTACAGCAACTACAACGGAGGCTACGTCACCTTCAAGACCACCAACTTCCGCGGCCTCACCCTGCAGGAGAATCTCACCTACAGCAAGGCTCTCGGACTCAACGCCTACGCCCAATCCACCAGCGGCTCGGTCGCGAACGACTCCTTCGATATCCATAAGAACTACGGAGTCCAGTCCTTCGACCAGAAGCTGATCTTCAACACCTTCATCGTCTACCAGACGCCGTGGTACAAGCATCAGGAGGGCATCGTCGGCCGCCTCGCCGGTGGTTGGACGATCTCACCGGTCATCGTCGCGGGCACGGGCCAGCCGCTCACCTGCACCACGAACGCTGGCTCCCAGTCCTTTGGCGGCGCCGATGGCTCCAACCTCTCGGACAAAGAGCAGTGCGTCTTCACCAAGCCCTACACGGGCGGCTATCATACGCATCGTGGAGTTGCCGGAGGTCAGGACGCCATCAACCCCGCCATCAACGTCGGAACGACCGTCAAAGGCCCCGGACCGGCGGCGATCAACATGTTCGCCGATCCGGTCGCGGTCTATGACACCGTCCGTCCGACCATCCTCGGCATCGACGAGCATGGCGGTGGAACCGGCCCGATTCGTGGTCTCGGCTACCTGAACGTCGACCTGAGCATCAAGAAGACGCTGATGGTCTGGGAGCGGTCCAGTCTCGAGTTCTCCGGCATTATGTTCAACGCCCTGAACCATCTTGACTTCGCCAACCCCAGCCTCAGCATCGCAACCCCGGCCAGCTTCGGCGTCACCCGGACTCAAGGAAACCAACCGCGGCAGATCCAGATGGGTCTCCGCGCCAGCTTCTAA
- the ispD gene encoding 2-C-methyl-D-erythritol 4-phosphate cytidylyltransferase codes for MRVYVILPAAGIGTRMSAGGATPPAPKQFLTLHGVPVLIHCLRAFAAVERVETVLVAVRAQEMDRVRTLIARYGLEAKVKVVEGGENRQGSVANALATVDCADDDVILVHDAVRPLIDPGTIDRTIDAVLEYGAAIVGLPAVDTIKQVERTAHGAIVTSTIPRERIVQAQTPQGARFDLLKRAFAESEADEFSGTDESSLLERAGIQVAVVPGFSRNFKITQPGDIELAEFYLASAEKAAAEKAGTQ; via the coding sequence ATGCGTGTTTATGTCATTCTTCCGGCAGCCGGTATCGGAACCCGCATGTCCGCGGGCGGCGCAACCCCGCCTGCGCCCAAGCAGTTCCTCACTCTCCACGGCGTTCCCGTCCTCATCCACTGCCTGCGCGCCTTCGCGGCCGTCGAGCGGGTGGAGACCGTCCTGGTCGCCGTGCGAGCGCAGGAGATGGACCGCGTCCGCACCCTCATCGCCCGCTACGGCCTCGAAGCTAAGGTAAAGGTCGTCGAAGGCGGCGAGAACCGCCAGGGCTCGGTCGCCAACGCGCTCGCCACGGTGGACTGCGCCGACGACGACGTCATCCTGGTCCACGACGCCGTCCGCCCGCTCATCGACCCCGGCACCATTGATCGCACCATCGACGCCGTGCTCGAGTACGGAGCCGCCATCGTTGGCCTGCCCGCCGTCGACACCATCAAGCAGGTAGAGCGCACCGCCCACGGCGCCATCGTTACCTCCACCATCCCTCGCGAGCGCATCGTTCAGGCCCAGACCCCGCAGGGAGCCCGTTTCGACCTGCTCAAGCGCGCCTTCGCCGAGTCCGAGGCCGACGAGTTCTCCGGCACCGACGAGTCCAGCCTGCTCGAGCGAGCAGGCATCCAGGTCGCCGTCGTTCCCGGCTTCTCGCGCAACTTCAAGATCACCCAGCCCGGCGATATCGAGCTGGCGGAGTTCTACCTTGCCTCCGCCGAAAAAGCCGCAGCCGAGAAAGCAGGCACCCAATGA
- the fbp gene encoding class 1 fructose-bisphosphatase encodes MITTVQQHLLQEQQRHGDASGTFSWLLGGITLAAKMVEAKIRSAGLGDVLGAFGAENVQGEQQQKLDVYANNAMIHCLGLRDSVAALVSEEDEEPVTFNRSVERGKYIVIFDPLDGSSNIDVNVNVGTIFSVHRRVPALSLDESILQPGTEQVAAGYVVYGPSTVLVYSAGNGVHSFTLDPTIGAFVLSKEHMVMPEKGPYYSVNEANLATWPEGYRTYVEELRAEGYSSRYIGSLVADFHRTLLKGGVFLYPPTLKQPKGKLRLLYEANPLAFLAEQAGGMASPGSGRVLEIKPTGIHQRTPFMVGSRWEMERLAAVLTREEEAR; translated from the coding sequence ATGATTACGACAGTCCAGCAGCACCTCCTGCAAGAGCAGCAGCGCCACGGCGATGCCAGCGGCACCTTTAGCTGGCTCCTCGGCGGCATCACCCTCGCCGCCAAGATGGTCGAGGCCAAGATCCGCTCCGCCGGTCTCGGCGACGTGCTGGGAGCCTTCGGCGCGGAGAACGTGCAGGGCGAGCAGCAGCAGAAGCTCGACGTCTACGCCAACAACGCCATGATCCACTGCCTGGGCCTGCGCGACTCGGTGGCCGCCCTCGTCAGCGAAGAGGACGAAGAGCCGGTCACCTTCAATCGCTCCGTCGAGCGCGGCAAGTACATCGTCATCTTCGACCCGCTCGACGGCTCCTCGAACATCGACGTCAACGTCAACGTGGGCACCATCTTCAGCGTGCACCGCCGCGTCCCCGCGCTCTCGCTCGACGAGTCCATCCTACAGCCCGGCACCGAGCAGGTCGCCGCGGGCTACGTCGTCTACGGGCCGTCCACGGTGCTGGTCTACAGCGCGGGCAACGGCGTCCACAGCTTCACGCTCGACCCCACCATCGGCGCCTTCGTTCTCTCCAAAGAGCACATGGTGATGCCCGAAAAAGGCCCCTACTACAGCGTCAACGAGGCCAACCTGGCCACCTGGCCCGAGGGCTATCGGACCTACGTCGAAGAGTTGCGCGCCGAGGGCTACAGCTCTCGCTACATCGGCAGCCTGGTCGCCGACTTCCACCGCACCCTGCTCAAGGGCGGCGTCTTCCTCTACCCGCCCACGCTCAAACAGCCCAAGGGCAAGCTCCGCCTGCTCTACGAGGCCAACCCGCTCGCATTCCTGGCCGAACAGGCTGGCGGCATGGCGTCGCCCGGCTCGGGCCGCGTTCTTGAGATCAAGCCCACCGGCATCCACCAGCGCACGCCCTTCATGGTCGGCAGCCGCTGGGAGATGGAGCGTCTGGCCGCGGTCCTAACCCGTGAAGAAGAGGCCCGATGA
- a CDS encoding GNAT family N-acetyltransferase produces the protein MPVIRPATPADALLIGQQRQKMFIESAQTTAEATATLPDRFAAWVRPKLENGTYIGWVAEYEGEPVAGAGLWLMDFPPHWMDPEPVRAYLLNFYVAASFRGHGLAGRFLRLAVDEAHRRNIRVVSLHASKFGRPVYEKHGFKPTNEMMLIEENPSS, from the coding sequence ATGCCCGTTATCCGCCCCGCGACCCCGGCCGACGCCCTCCTCATTGGCCAGCAGCGCCAGAAGATGTTCATCGAATCGGCCCAGACCACCGCTGAGGCCACTGCCACCCTGCCCGACCGCTTCGCCGCCTGGGTGCGCCCCAAGCTGGAGAACGGTACCTACATCGGCTGGGTCGCCGAATACGAGGGTGAACCCGTTGCCGGGGCTGGCCTCTGGCTCATGGACTTTCCTCCGCACTGGATGGACCCCGAGCCGGTCCGCGCCTACCTGCTTAATTTCTACGTCGCCGCGTCCTTCCGGGGCCACGGGTTGGCCGGCCGGTTCCTCCGCCTGGCCGTGGATGAGGCCCACCGCCGCAATATCCGCGTCGTCTCGCTCCACGCCTCCAAGTTTGGACGGCCGGTTTATGAGAAGCACGGCTTCAAGCCCACCAACGAGATGATGCTCATCGAGGAGAACCCGAGCAGCTAG
- a CDS encoding OsmC family protein produces the protein MVAIQFEYQGDLHCKAVHGPSGTELNTDAPKDNQGRGESFSPTDLVATALGTCMLTVMGIMARTLNLDIAGSTATVEKEMTATAPRRIQSLAVKIHVPQILSAENKEKLERAAHTCPVHKSLHPDIHTPIEFTWG, from the coding sequence ATGGTTGCCATTCAATTCGAATACCAGGGAGACCTGCACTGCAAAGCGGTCCACGGTCCCTCCGGAACTGAGCTAAACACCGACGCCCCCAAGGACAACCAGGGCCGCGGCGAGAGCTTCTCTCCCACGGACCTGGTCGCCACTGCGCTCGGCACCTGTATGCTCACCGTCATGGGCATCATGGCCCGTACGCTGAACCTCGACATCGCCGGTTCCACGGCCACCGTCGAAAAGGAGATGACTGCCACAGCTCCGAGAAGAATCCAGAGCCTGGCCGTCAAGATCCACGTGCCCCAGATTCTCAGCGCCGAAAACAAAGAGAAGCTCGAGCGGGCTGCCCACACCTGCCCCGTGCACAAGAGCCTCCATCCGGACATCCATACCCCTATCGAGTTCACCTGGGGATAA
- a CDS encoding LptE family protein translates to MCRSILLILLILFSFPLAGCGYHAAGAATHLPANVRTLYVPVFATRAQAFHTEMAFTQAVVREFDTRTKYVILNNDAADADATLRGTILSQTFSPLTYDSTSGQTSSYLITITARVVLTDRNGHVLYQNDAMAYRDQYQSTQDLSGFIQEDGPAVQRIARDFAHALVSNVLESF, encoded by the coding sequence ATGTGCCGTTCGATTCTCCTGATTCTTCTGATCCTTTTCTCGTTTCCGCTCGCCGGATGCGGCTACCACGCCGCCGGCGCGGCCACGCACCTGCCTGCGAACGTCCGTACCCTGTACGTCCCCGTCTTTGCCACCCGCGCCCAGGCCTTCCACACCGAGATGGCCTTCACCCAGGCCGTCGTCCGCGAGTTCGACACCCGCACCAAGTACGTCATCCTCAACAATGACGCGGCCGACGCCGATGCCACCTTGCGCGGCACCATCCTCTCGCAGACCTTCTCGCCGCTGACCTACGACTCCACCTCCGGCCAAACGTCCAGCTACCTCATCACCATCACCGCCCGCGTCGTGCTCACCGACCGCAACGGCCACGTCCTCTACCAGAACGACGCGATGGCCTATCGAGATCAGTACCAGTCCACCCAGGACCTCAGCGGCTTCATCCAGGAGGACGGCCCTGCCGTCCAGCGCATCGCGCGCGACTTCGCCCACGCCCTCGTCTCCAACGTTCTGGAGTCCTTCTAA
- the tilS gene encoding tRNA lysidine(34) synthetase TilS translates to MAQGILFSRTHLKVGDRICCAVSGGADSTALLLLVHEANSAARNALGVGLAAVHIHHGLRGAEADADEAFVRQLCERLAVPLEVRRVDTAARAAAGETIEEAARNLRYEVFRELIATGRADSVLTAHTLDDQAETVLMKLLRGAWTEGLGGISPVLEVPRGRIVRPLLGSRRAEIEAYLRDCGQAWRTDSSNVDEAFTRNRLRHTLLPMLREENPAIDRTLANLAEIARDEEARWEGELARLLPQVLLPGKPVRGGGRSNSTAPGAAAVAIELDRLRAMDPALRRRVLRAAARGLGARLGFDETARLLALAGIEPMATVPSKPGALLELGGGLVAERTLRELRLSRSA, encoded by the coding sequence ATGGCTCAGGGAATTTTGTTTTCGCGGACGCACTTGAAGGTAGGGGACCGTATCTGCTGTGCCGTATCGGGCGGGGCGGACTCGACAGCGCTGCTGCTGCTGGTGCACGAGGCCAATAGCGCCGCCCGCAACGCGCTGGGAGTGGGGCTGGCGGCGGTGCACATCCACCACGGCCTGCGAGGGGCGGAGGCGGACGCAGATGAGGCGTTCGTGCGACAATTGTGCGAGCGGCTGGCGGTGCCGCTGGAGGTGCGGCGGGTCGATACGGCGGCGCGGGCGGCAGCGGGGGAGACCATCGAAGAGGCGGCGCGGAACCTGCGCTATGAGGTCTTTCGCGAGCTGATCGCGACGGGCCGGGCCGACTCCGTGCTAACGGCGCACACTCTCGACGACCAGGCCGAGACCGTATTGATGAAGCTGCTGCGAGGCGCGTGGACCGAGGGGCTGGGAGGAATCTCGCCGGTGCTGGAGGTGCCGCGCGGACGGATCGTGCGGCCCCTGCTGGGGTCGCGACGGGCGGAGATCGAGGCGTATCTGCGTGACTGTGGGCAGGCATGGCGGACGGACTCGTCCAACGTGGACGAGGCGTTTACGCGGAACCGGCTGCGACATACGCTGCTTCCGATGCTGCGGGAGGAGAATCCGGCGATCGATCGGACGCTGGCCAATCTGGCCGAGATTGCTCGGGACGAAGAGGCCCGGTGGGAGGGCGAACTGGCGCGTCTGCTGCCGCAGGTACTGTTACCGGGCAAGCCGGTGCGGGGCGGGGGGCGGTCGAACTCGACGGCTCCGGGCGCTGCGGCGGTGGCGATTGAGCTGGACCGGCTGCGGGCGATGGACCCGGCGCTGCGCCGGAGGGTACTGCGGGCGGCGGCGCGGGGATTGGGCGCGAGGCTGGGCTTCGACGAGACGGCCCGGCTGCTGGCCTTGGCGGGCATCGAGCCCATGGCGACGGTTCCGAGTAAACCCGGGGCACTGCTTGAGTTAGGCGGTGGTCTGGTCGCCGAAAGGACGCTGCGGGAGCTGCGGCTGTCGCGCTCGGCCTGA
- the ispF gene encoding 2-C-methyl-D-erythritol 2,4-cyclodiphosphate synthase — translation MSMRIGFGFDSHAFKPGVPLIIGGLEIDHTEGLAGHSDGDVLLHAITDALLGAVSAGDIGTFFPPSDPRWKGAASSLFLRTSLEEIATAGYRIVNIDTVLVMMRPKIVPIAGDLRQRVAELLEIKPSAVGIKAKTPEGLNQDGVAVAYATVLLESIDDDSAPKAIAATADVDEVNSVVESLVVQVRDTQALGRKAPVFDTDDIT, via the coding sequence ATGAGCATGAGAATCGGCTTCGGCTTCGACTCCCACGCCTTCAAGCCCGGCGTCCCGCTCATCATCGGCGGCCTTGAGATCGACCACACCGAGGGCCTCGCCGGTCACTCGGACGGCGACGTGCTGCTGCACGCCATCACCGATGCCCTGCTCGGCGCGGTCTCGGCTGGCGACATCGGCACCTTCTTCCCGCCCAGCGATCCCCGCTGGAAGGGCGCGGCCTCGAGCCTTTTTTTACGCACCTCGCTCGAAGAGATCGCCACGGCAGGCTACCGCATCGTCAACATCGACACGGTGCTGGTGATGATGCGTCCCAAGATCGTCCCCATCGCGGGCGACCTGCGCCAGCGCGTGGCCGAGCTGCTGGAGATCAAGCCCTCAGCCGTCGGCATCAAAGCCAAAACCCCCGAGGGACTCAACCAGGATGGCGTCGCTGTGGCCTACGCGACGGTTCTGCTGGAGAGCATCGACGATGACTCGGCACCCAAGGCGATCGCCGCCACAGCCGATGTGGACGAAGTCAACTCGGTGGTCGAGAGCCTGGTGGTGCAGGTCCGCGACACCCAGGCGCTGGGCCGCAAAGCCCCGGTCTTCGACACCGACGACATTACCTAA
- the ftsH gene encoding ATP-dependent zinc metalloprotease FtsH produces the protein MNSTVKQILIWVFMITCLVCLWQFVARTAGTGKDKNVSVSQMLNDADQGKIADVTVNGTEVTGHYKDDKDLFHTTIPANYPDLYNKLREHGVSITIKDQNVSPWITALMNLAPVALLLALFLFMMRQMQSGGNKALSFGKSRARLLSMQQKKITFKDVAGVDEAKEELKEIIEFLREAQKFQRLGGRIPKGVLLVGPPGTGKTLLARAVAGEANVPFFSISGSDFVEMFVGVGASRVRDLFEQGKKNAPCIIFIDEIDAVGRHRGAGLGGGHDEREQTLNQLLVEMDGFESNDGVILIAATNRPDVLDPALLRPGRFDRRVMVDRPDIRGREEVLRVHSKKVPMAEDVNLNQLARGTPGFSGADLANMVNEAALTAARFNRKAVHMYDFEVAKDKVMMGAERKSMLLSDDDKKDTAYHEAGHVLVAALREHSDPLHKVTIIPRGMALGVTMHLPEEDKHTVTKEYLDTQLAVLMGGRCAEEIFMGRKTTGAGNDIVRATELARRMVCEFGMSDMGPLTYGKKEQEVFLGRDLAQARDYSEDTARKIDAEVRNFVDTAYNSAYSILNSNQDIMHRMATALLERETLDAAEIKLIIEGKELPVAKSPLSAPDPGPGGDTQKVLKPETGRKPGFGEGQPSPA, from the coding sequence TTGAACTCGACCGTCAAACAAATTCTGATCTGGGTCTTCATGATCACCTGCCTGGTGTGCCTCTGGCAGTTTGTCGCCCGCACCGCCGGCACTGGCAAGGACAAGAACGTCAGTGTGTCGCAGATGTTGAATGATGCGGACCAGGGCAAGATCGCGGACGTTACGGTCAACGGCACCGAGGTGACGGGTCACTACAAGGACGACAAGGATCTGTTCCACACGACGATCCCGGCCAACTACCCCGACCTCTACAACAAGCTGCGCGAGCACGGCGTCAGCATCACGATCAAGGATCAGAACGTCTCGCCGTGGATCACCGCGCTGATGAACCTGGCTCCGGTGGCGCTGCTGCTGGCCCTGTTCCTGTTCATGATGCGGCAGATGCAGTCGGGCGGTAACAAGGCGCTGAGCTTCGGCAAGAGCCGCGCGCGCCTGCTCTCGATGCAGCAGAAGAAGATTACGTTCAAAGACGTCGCAGGCGTCGATGAGGCCAAGGAAGAGCTGAAAGAGATCATCGAGTTCCTGCGCGAGGCGCAGAAGTTCCAGCGCCTGGGTGGCCGCATCCCCAAGGGCGTGCTGCTGGTCGGGCCTCCGGGAACCGGTAAGACCTTGCTGGCGCGGGCGGTAGCGGGTGAGGCGAACGTTCCGTTCTTCTCCATCTCGGGCTCGGACTTTGTGGAGATGTTCGTCGGCGTCGGTGCGAGCCGCGTGCGTGACCTCTTCGAGCAGGGTAAGAAGAATGCTCCCTGCATCATCTTTATCGATGAGATCGACGCTGTGGGACGGCACCGTGGAGCAGGACTGGGCGGCGGGCACGATGAGCGCGAGCAGACCCTGAACCAGTTGCTGGTGGAGATGGACGGCTTCGAGTCGAACGACGGCGTGATCCTGATCGCCGCGACGAATCGGCCTGATGTGCTCGATCCGGCGCTGCTGCGTCCGGGCCGCTTCGACCGCCGCGTGATGGTGGATCGTCCCGACATTCGTGGCCGCGAAGAGGTTCTGCGCGTGCACTCGAAGAAGGTGCCGATGGCCGAGGACGTGAATCTGAACCAGTTGGCTCGTGGAACACCGGGCTTCTCGGGCGCGGATCTGGCCAACATGGTGAACGAGGCTGCTCTGACGGCGGCTCGGTTCAACCGCAAGGCCGTGCACATGTACGACTTCGAAGTCGCCAAGGATAAGGTGATGATGGGCGCCGAGCGCAAGTCGATGCTGCTCTCGGACGACGACAAGAAGGATACGGCGTACCACGAGGCCGGACACGTGTTGGTCGCGGCGCTGCGGGAGCACTCGGATCCGCTGCACAAGGTGACGATCATCCCGCGCGGAATGGCGCTGGGCGTGACGATGCACCTGCCGGAAGAGGACAAGCACACGGTCACCAAGGAGTATCTCGACACGCAGCTCGCCGTGCTGATGGGCGGACGCTGCGCGGAGGAGATCTTCATGGGCCGCAAGACCACCGGCGCGGGCAACGACATTGTCCGCGCAACGGAGCTGGCGCGGCGGATGGTCTGCGAGTTCGGCATGAGCGACATGGGACCGCTGACCTACGGGAAGAAGGAGCAGGAGGTCTTCCTGGGACGCGATCTGGCTCAGGCCCGCGACTACTCGGAGGACACGGCTCGAAAGATCGACGCCGAGGTTCGGAACTTTGTCGATACGGCTTACAACTCGGCGTATAGCATCCTGAACAGCAACCAGGACATCATGCACCGCATGGCGACTGCCCTGTTGGAGCGCGAGACGCTGGATGCGGCGGAGATCAAGCTGATTATCGAGGGCAAGGAGCTGCCGGTGGCGAAGTCGCCGCTGTCGGCTCCGGACCCTGGCCCGGGTGGCGACACCCAGAAGGTGCTCAAGCCCGAGACTGGCCGCAAGCCCGGCTTTGGAGAAGGCCAGCCTTCTCCGGCATAA